The genomic DNA GTTCCTGTTGCGCGGCAATGTGGTGGATCTGGCGGTGGGTGTGGTGATCGGCGCGGCCTTCAGCGATGTGATCAACGCGATTGTGAAGGGCCTGCTCACCCCGCTGATCGGCCTGTTCGGCGGCGGGCCGAACCTCTCCAGCTGGGTGGTGGGCGTGGGCAGCCAGCAGTTCCTGGTGGGCGAGGTGCTCAACGCCCTGATCGCCTTCATACTGATGGCCGCCGTGATCTACTTCCTGATCGTGCTGCCCGTGAACAAGCTGATGGACCGCTACCAGCCCGCGCCCAAGCCCGCCCCGGTCAAAGAGTGCCCCGAGTGCCTCAGCTCCATCCCCGAGGCGGCGCGGCGCTGCCGCGACTGCGGGGCGCAGCTCATCCAGCCGCCCACAACACCGGCTTAACCGAATGCCTATCGTTTGTTGACCTCCTGTTCAAGCGGCCATAACACCATCTGGGTAGCCTAGCCCCAGCTTCAGCGCAGGTGCGTTGCGGGGCTAGGTGGCCCCGCGCCCGCTGGGCCTCCCGATGGTGTCTGCCGCGAGGGCAGGAGGTAGCTTCTTGAACACGTTCCGCATGTGGCGCGGGGCCGCCCTGATCGCAGGGCTGCTGGCCGCGCTCCCGCTTGGCGCACACGCCGCCGCGCCACCCTTCCAGGCCGCAGCGCTCAACCCCAGCGCCCACCACTTCCACGACGCCTACTACATGCTCCAGCACAACACCTACGACTACGGCAGCACGCTCACCAGCTGGCTCGACCAGGGCTTCCGCTCGCTGGAGCTGGATGTGATCGACAAGGAGGACTGGGAGAACGACGCCAACGGCCCCTATGTAAGCCACGACAGCGGCGCGGGCAACAAGAACTGCTCGGGCAGCCCCGATCGGCTGGGCCACTGCCTGGGCGACGTGGCCAGCTGGCTGGCCGCGCACCCCGGCGAGGGGCCGCTGCTGGTGTTCATCGACATGAAGGCCTCGTGGGACCCGGCCAGCGCCTGGAACGACGACGAGGTGGCCATGCTGGATGACAAGGTGCGCAGCATCCTGGGCAGCCGCATGTACACCGGCGGCGACCTCTACCAGTACGCCACAGGCGCGGCCTACACCGGCAGCGGCAAGAGCCTGCGCCAGGCCGTGAGCGAGCGCGGCTGGCCGCTGCTGGCCGACATGAAGGGCAAGGTGGTGGTGGCCTACACCGGCGGCAAGATCGGGCTGGCCAACCAGACCCAGGGCAACGGCATCACCGTGATCGCCGCCCAGTCGCCCAAGCGCCTGCCCTACGGCTTCTTCTGCCCCGACGTAGAGGGCAACCCCGACGAGCTGAACCCCGGCGGCACCACCGACGGCATCTCCAGCGCCATCTCGCAGTACCTGGTGTGCAGCAACATGGCCGCGATCGACAACGGCCAGGTAACGATGAACCGCGCCGCCCAGCACCACCAGATCCTGCACATCTGGGGCGACCACGTCTACAGCACCGACTCGTTCGTGTACAACTATGTGGCGGTGGCCCACGGCGTCAGCGCGGTTGGCCGCGACAGCAGCCCCAGCGACACCTTCGGCGGGGCCATCCCGCCGGTGGGCGTGCGCCGCTCGCTGCCGGGCTACTTCGAGCTGCGCCCGCAGAGCAGCCCCAGCATGTGCATGGATGTGAGCGGCTCGGGCGGCAGCAACGGCACAGCCATCGTGCTGAAGGCCTGCGCGGGCAGCAGCAACCAGCGCTTCGTCTACACCGCCGAGGGCCAGCTGCGCCCCCAGCATGCCGGAACCCTCTGCGCCGACATCAAGGGCGGCTCGGCGGGCAATGGGAAAAATGTGCACCTGTGGGACTGCGACGGCGGCAACAGCGAGAAGTGGCTGATCACTAGCTCCGGCAGCTTCCAGAGCTACGACAGCCAGAGCTACTGCCTGGAGGCGGGCGGCAGCAGCGGCGCGCAGTTTGTGACCAAGGCGTGCAGCGGTGGCAGCGCCCAGAAGTTCAACCTCAACGCGGTGAGCGACTGGGTGCAGTCCTCGTTCTAGCCCCAGTGCACGCAAAGGCGGCGGGGTCATGTTGACATGACCCCGCCGCCCATTTGAAATTGCGCGCCTGCGGCCCTAGCTTGGCCTCAACCCAGCAGCAGGCGCGCTCTTCACGCCCTGCATCGCCCAGGCCGCCAGCGCTACAAACCCCGCCTCGGCCACCAGCGAGAGCACGCCCAGCGGCTCCAGCCACGCATTCGGCTCGGCGGGGATGCCGGGCAGCCCCACCGTGCGGCTGGCAACATAGCCCACAAACGCACCGCCTGCCACCACCGTGCCCAGCCACCAGCCCCAGCGCTCGCCGCGCCACAGGCCCACCACGGCCACCAGCGCGCCGATGCCATTGGCCAAGAACAGCATACCCTTGTAGGTGGCCTCCTCGAACGAGTCCGGCGCGTCGACAAAGTGGATGAGGCCCGTCACCAGAATCAGGGCGATAGCCAGCAGGATGATCGGCTTCGACTGGGATCGCATGGGGTGCTCCTTGTGTGTTGGTTGGATAAAAAGGGGCGGTCATCTCAACTGCCTGTAGCATAGCAGCCCCAGCTAAAGCCAGCCTAAAGCCCAGCGAACGGGAATCTAAATGGCGCGTGCGCCGCGTGGATTCTCTACCGTCAAAACAAAGAAACCGGTTAACCACGAAGACACGAAGGCACGAAGATTTTTACCGCCAAGGCCCCAAGGCACGAAGGGAACGAAAGGGAATAGGGGATCGGAATCAGTTACCCTACTCACCCGGCCCATGCGGCGAAGGTGCCGCTAGGGTCTTGATGGCCATATGCACGAACACCAGCCGCCAGGGAACGGCACGGGAACTCCTCAAATTGGGGGTTCGAAGGGGGCATAGCCCCCTCGCAGGGTTGCTAGGGGCTGGCCCCTAGCCGCCGCCCGCGTAGGGCACACACCCACCAACTAAAAACCACCATCATCATCGAAACCGCAACCGGTCGGCCCGACCGCGCAACGCTCCAAGCATTGACTACGGTCGGCCCGCCCCAAAAATGACGCGGAAACCGCCCCAAAAGTGACACCATGTGAGGGACAAAACACCATGGGAAAAGAGCCTGATGAACCACGAAGGCACGAAAATTTTCACCACCAAAACGCTAAGGGAAGAAACGTGCGAGGAGCAAAGGTACGAACCTGCAAGAGGGGATGAACCAGCTTCAAAGAGGGGTGACATACGCGCAGTTCACGGTTGAGGGCTGTAGGTCTACCTAGCACAGCGAGGTCAGGTGCTCGCGCAGCCCCTGGTCGGTATTGCCCTCGCCGATAAACACAAACGAGATACGAAGCGCCCGCGTGTTCATCGCCCGTGCTCCTGTGGCAGAATCCCCGGCAGTGCGATCTGCGCATTGGGCGGGTATACCAAGTAGTCGATGATTGTGGCCTTTCCCACCGACATCTCACCCTCGCGCACTCGCCACGTGCCATCTAGCGGAAGACAGCGCAGGCTATGAGCGATCCCGCCCTGCTCATCGCGCAGCTTCGCCTGCTGGGCAAACAGCAGATCATTGGGGTCTTGGATCTGCACAAACGATGGCGAATGGGTCGCCACAATCACCTGGCGCAGCGGGTTCTCATCCGATGGCCTCTGGCTGGTATCGACCGCCAGATCGTGCAGCAGCGCCGAGATCGCCTCGATCTTCGCGGGGTGGATACCATTTTCTGGCTCTTCCATGCAGATCATACCCTGGCTCTCGGGGTCTTCCACCAAGATAGCAAGGGTCAGAAATCGCAGGGTGCCATCGGACAATGACGAGGCCGAATAGAACTGGCCATCATTTTCCTGCGCCTGAAGCGTAAGAAGCTGCCGCACCTGATCGACATCAACCCGCAGCGATTTTACCGCGATCAGCTTGGCCAGCCGATTGGCAATCCGGGCGTAGAGATCTTCGGGATCTTTACCGCGCTCGCGCTCGCGGTTGGCTAGGCGGAACAGCGTAGCGGGTAAATGGCCACCCCACCCGAGCGGCGCTGAAAGAGATCGGCCAGATCATTATTTTCTTTGTCGCTATCCCGCACGCGCAGGGCCGCCTCCACCAGCGTGTGATCGGCCAGGAGGGAAAGAAAGCGGATCGCATCAAACAGGTTTGACTTACCCACGCCATTGGCACCAGCAATGCAGGTGAACGGGCCGAAATCTACGGCAAGCTCGACCAGATTTTTAAATCCATCTACCTCGAGTCGTGTCAGCATAGGAGCCTCATCATGCTGGTGGGTTTCCTCTTCCCAAGGGTTCAAGTTGTCTTGATTGGCTTTAGTATGCGCTAGAATACCATGCGCAACAATCCCGGTCAATGAAGCGCGCCCTTTGATTGGCTTCTCTTCTTCGTGACGGTCGTGCAAGCCCAAGCGACCATGGTGCAACCCCAAGCAGCCATGGTGCAACCCCAAGCAGCCATGGTGCAACCCCAAGCGACCATGGTGCAACCCCAAGCAGCCATGGTGCAACCCCGAGCAGCCATGGTGCAACCCCAAGCAGCCATGGTGCAACCCCAAGCAGCCATGGTGCAACCCCAAGCAGCCATGGTGCAACCCCAAGCAGCCATGGTGCAACCCCGAGCAGCCATGGTGCAACCCCAAGCAAAACCCTTGATTATTCTTATAAACTCGGCATACAATACACCTAACATCTTTATGATGTCATACAAGCACAGAACTCACCCCATCTAGTAATCGCCTATGGAATAGGAGAACGTGAATGGGATCTTCCATCTCGCAAGCCGACCAGATCGCCACTGCCCAACAATCCTTCCTTGTCATCCAGCGGGAGCCAGCGATCAAAGATCTGCTGGAGAGCGTGGGCTACACCGACGGCAGGCTAGAAAGCGACAAGGCCAGCTGCGACGCCGCCGCACAGGCTATCGAGCAGCAGGATGCCGCCCGCATGGATCAGATCAAAGCCTCCGAAAAGGTCACACAGCTGCGCGCCGAGGCCGAGGCCAAGTACAGCGCGCTGGCCACCACGGTGCGCGCCGTGTTCCCCGCCGACAAGGCCCTGCACGAGAAGCTGGGCCTGCGCGGCACGCCCAGCCAGCAGCGCACGCAGAGCGGTTTCCTACGCAAGGCCCGCGCCCTGTACGACGGCGTGCTGCACCAGCCCGACCTGCTGCCGCCGCTGGCGGAGGCGGGCTACGGCGGCGAGCGGCTGGCGGGCGAGCGGGCTGCGCTCGATGTGCTCCAGCAGGCCGACGCCGATCAGGAGGCGGCCAAGTTCCGCGCCCAGACGGCCACCGCCGAGCAGAAGCAGGCCCTGGCCGAGCTGCGCAGCCGCCGCAGCCGCTTCGCCAAGCTGGCCAAGCTGGCGCTGAAGGGCAACCCGCAGGCGCTGGCGGCGCTGGGCCTGCGCTAGGGCCGGGGCTAGCACGTGGGCGAGGGCGGGGCCGATAAGGCCCCGCTCTTTTGCTGCCCTTGGCGGGGCTGCACAGGCGGCACCAATGTTCGGGAGGTCCGAGGCTTTTTCAGGTGCAAATGCGCGCTGCCGTTGGGTCAACCAAGCTGCGCTTTTGTCAATAGCGGTTCCTTGTGGTTGCTGGGTGGGTGCCCTGCGCGGGCGACGTCCGGGGGCCAGCCCCTCGGAACCCCACCAGGGGGCATCGCCCTCACATGGTGTCACTTTCTTAGCCAGGGCGTCAGGATGCGGCAAGACCCGCAATCATGCGTGCCAGACTATGCACACCACCAGTTGCGCTCCCAGCAAGCAACCCGCCTCAACCCATGATCGCGCCGCGCCATCCCACCCCGCCCATGCGGCGAAGGTGCCGCTAAGGTCTTGATGGCCATATGCACGAATACCAGCCGCTAGGTAACAGCACGGGAACGGTCAACATTGGGGTTCGAAGGGGCAACGCCCCTCGCGGAGATCCAAGGGCGCGGAGCCCTTGGTGCCGCCCGCATAGGGCATGCACCACCAGCCAAAAATGACCACTATCGACGAAGGCGCACCCAAGCCGAACGAATACCAACGCACCGTTTCGCTCAAACGGCCTCGGAACACCCGATAAAGTGACACCATGTGAGGGGCATCGCCCCCTTGGAACCTCCCAATGTTGAGCGTTCCTATACCGCTCGCTGGCAGCTGGTATTCGTGCATATGACCAGTTTGCACGAGTAGCACCTTCGCCGCATGGGCTGGGTTGAGTAAGGCTGGCTTCTTCGTTTTCCCTTGCTAGTGATGGCTGCACGGCAGCGGCGGCGGGTGTGCGATAATGGGCGGCTGGGAGAGCATAGCACTAGAGGATCTGGACCATGTACCGAGCCGTCGCCGCTGCCACGCCGCAGCTACACATCCCCCGCCGCGCCCGCCCCCTGCTGTGGGGGGCCTACCTGCTGCTGCTGTGCTGCGCCAGCCTGTGGGCGCTGGGACAGCAGGCCCCGGCGGCCACGCTGGATGCGGGCGGCGGGCTGTACCTGGGCGAGCAGGATGCGACCTCGGCCTACCGCTGGACCAGCTCGCAGGCTACGTTTGCCATCGCACCCATGAGCCAGGCCAGCAGCGCAACGCTAACGCTGAGCCGCACGGCCTGGCCCGGCCAGCAGCGCACGCCGGTGACGCTGGGCACCGACGCGGGCGCGCTGGCCCAGGTGGCGGTGGGCGATGCGCCGCGCATCATCCACCTGCTCATCCCCGCGCACAGCCGCCAGCTGGTGATCGGCAGCGACGTGACGCGCCCGCCCGGCGGCGACTGGCGCTGGCTGGGTGTGCAGGTGCGCCAGATCGAGGTGCGGGGCTACGGGCTGCCGCTGGAGCGCGCGGCGCTGGCCGTGGCACTGGGGCTGGCCGGGCTGCTGGCCACCTGGGCCGTGGCTTGGTGCGCGCGGCGCGGCTACGGCTGGCTGGCCCTGGCCACGCTGGCGGGCCTGGCCACGCGGCTCTACGGCGTCACCTACTCGCCCGCCATGATGCACCGCGACGAGGTGGTGAGCATGGTGGACGCATGGTACCTATCGCGCACCGGCCACGATCACCTGGGGCACCTGCTGCCGCTGGCCAGCTTCGAGGCCTACGGCGACTGGGTCTCGCCGCTGCTCACCTACGTGCAGCTGCCGTGGGTGGCGATCTTCGGGCCGAACCCGGCGGTGGTGCGGGTGGCGGTGGCGCTGTTCGGCACGCTGGCGGTGCCCGCCGCCTACGGGCTGGCCCGCGAGCTGCGGCTGCCCGCCGCCGCGCCGGTGGCGGCGCTGGTGGCCGCGCTCTCGCCCTGGCAGGTGTTCCTCAGCCGGGTGGCCATCCCGCCCGCGCTCATCCCCACCATGTTCACGCTGCTGCTGTGGGCGGCGGTGCGCTTCGTGCGGCGGGGCGGCGAGCGCGACGCGCTGCTGCTGGCGCTGGCGGGCGGCCTGGGCGTGTACGCCTACCCGACCATGAAGATGGCGGTGCCGCTGGTGGGGCTGCTGGCGGTGGCGCTGGCGCTGCGCGCCCACGGCTGGAGGGCGGTGCTGCGCTGGCGGGCGGCGGCGCTGCTGCTGGCGCTGTGGCTGCCCTTCCTGGCCGACACGCTGCTGAACCCGGCCAGCGGCACGCGGCTCCAGTCGGTGGCGCTGCGGGCCGAGGGGCCGCTGGCCTGGCTGGCGGCGTGGTGGGCGGGCTACCGCTCGTACTTCGACCCGCGCATGTACTACGGCGACGGCGGCGGCATCCGCAAGATCATCCAGGCGGTGCCGGGCCACGGGCTGGCGCTGCTGGCCGAGGCCCCGCTGCTGCTGGGGCTGGCGCTGCTGCCGGTGCTGCGCGGCGGCCAGCGCCGCGCGGTGGAGCGCGGGCGGCCCTACGCGCTGCCCAGCTTCACGATCATCCTGCTGCTGCTGGGGCTGGCGCTGCTGGCCCCGCTGCCCGCCAGCCTCACCAAGGGCAGCCCGCACACCTTCCGCTCGGCCATGCTGGGGCCGGTGTACGCGCTGCTGGTGGGGGTGGGGGCCTCGCTGTGGTGGCAGGTGCTGGGGCGGCTCGGCCAGCGCCCGCTGGCGGCGGGGCTGCGCGGGGCGCTGGCGGCGCTGGTGGCGCTGGCGCTGCTGGCCCAGGGCGGCCAGTGGCTGCACACACTGAACACCAGCTACGCGCTCGACGCCAGCGACACCTGGTTCTACGCCGACGGCGAGTTCGACGCCATGCGCGACGTGGTGGCCCGCGCCCCCGGCTACGACGAGGTGTGGCTCGACATCGGCTCGATGGGCAGGCCCTACATCTTCCTGCTGGCCGCGCAGCCCATGGAGCCAACCGAGGTGCAGGCCCAGATGCAGATCGAGCGCGACCCGCCGCACGTCAACGCGATCACGCGCTTTGGCACGTACCGCTTTGTGAACTTCTCGCTTGACCCCAGCATCCCCAGCGACCTGCCGGTGGAGCGGGCCAGCATCATCCGCGATGCCAAGCCGGGCTACCTGGCGCAGCGCTGGGAGGTGGGCGGGCGGCGCATCCTGCTGGTGCGCGGCATGAAGACCAAGGTCGAGGGCGACACGGCGGGCGACGAGGAGGATGTCGAGCCGTAGACGTTATGTTCAGAGAGGTGCCCACCGCAATCAGCGTAGTCTTGACGAGATGGGCCGATCTCATGAAGGGCCATTTCAGGCATTCCTATGGCATTCGCTGGCTGCTGGCGTTCGTGCATATGGCCATCAGAGCGCTAGCGGCACCTTCGCCGCATGGGCCGGGTGGGTAGGGCTGCCGCTCCCTGATTCCATACCAATGTGTTCCCTCAACAGGTGTTACTTTGTACGACGTTTCAAGGTTTTTTGGCACCCATCCCCGATCGCTTGGCGATGCACTGATGCGCCGCGTTCATCGCAACACGACCCGATGAAGCGGCGCGGAGCGCATCGGAACGCGACGCTTCATCGTGCTCATCGAACGGCCCTCCGATGAGCACGATGAGTACGGCGTGGGCGGACACCAGGTCCGCCCCTACGGCAATGATTCCGTCGTGCGCATGTCGACCTGCTCCCCGTGACAACCAGCGGTTATGTCCCGGCACGCGGGTTGGTACCATGTGCCGCACCCCAATGCCTCGCTCGACAAAGTGACGCCATGTAAAAATTTGTCCCCTTGGTGTCTTGGAGTCTTGGTGGTAAATGGGTTTCGTGTTTTGTGGTGTACAAGCACCACAACCCGCCTGGCGGATGATGCGGCGGGCGGCGGCGTGGCGCACAATAGGGGCAGCCGTGGCGCTGGGGCTGCGGCCAGCAAGGAGCATCCCCGATGTCTCAGGAAGACGCATTTCGCGATATCGAGCGCCAGATCTTCAAGGTGATGAACACATGGTTCATGGCCCCGCTGCTGCGGCGCGGGCTGGGCTGGCTGATCGGCAGCCCGGCCAGCGGCTACTTCATGCTGCTGCGCACCACAGGCCGCAAAAGCGGGCAGCCGCGCGAGACGCCGCTGAACTACGCGATTGTGGATGGCTGCGTGGTCTGCCTGGCAGGGTTCGGCAGCGCCAGCCACTGGCTGGCCAACATCCGCAGCCAGCCGCACGTAGCGGTGCGCCTGCCCGCCCGTGCGCTGGAGGGCAGCGCCGAGCTGGTGGCCGACCAGGATGAGGCGGCGGGGCTAGCGCTGCGGGTGGCGCGCAACAGCGGCTTCGCGCTAGTGTTCGAGGACCCGCGCTGCCTGCTGATGGGCGACGACGAGCTGCGCGCGCTGCTGCGCGGGCGCCCGGTGGTGCGCATCCGCCCCGACGATGGCCCCCTGGCCCCCGGCCCGCACGACCCCGGCGGTCGCGGCTGGCTCATCCTGCTGGGCGCGCTGGCCCTGGCCGCGCTGGCCCTGGCCGCGCTGCTGCGGCGCGGGCGGGCGGGCTAGGCCATGGAGCAGCAGCTACGCTGGC from Chloroflexia bacterium SDU3-3 includes the following:
- the mscL gene encoding large conductance mechanosensitive channel protein MscL; the encoded protein is MAEFPAGLGGPVNLVKNAGKELGGFRKFLLRGNVVDLAVGVVIGAAFSDVINAIVKGLLTPLIGLFGGGPNLSSWVVGVGSQQFLVGEVLNALIAFILMAAVIYFLIVLPVNKLMDRYQPAPKPAPVKECPECLSSIPEAARRCRDCGAQLIQPPTTPA
- a CDS encoding nitroreductase family deazaflavin-dependent oxidoreductase; the protein is MSQEDAFRDIERQIFKVMNTWFMAPLLRRGLGWLIGSPASGYFMLLRTTGRKSGQPRETPLNYAIVDGCVVCLAGFGSASHWLANIRSQPHVAVRLPARALEGSAELVADQDEAAGLALRVARNSGFALVFEDPRCLLMGDDELRALLRGRPVVRIRPDDGPLAPGPHDPGGRGWLILLGALALAALALAALLRRGRAG